A part of Streptomyces sp. NBC_01235 genomic DNA contains:
- a CDS encoding IclR family transcriptional regulator: MGRLVPAVTRALDILELFLDGDGSLSAPDIVRRLQLPRTTVHELVTTLSARSYIVPVPGQPGRYRLGVRPYQLGSRYAEQLDLAAEGQQVARSVAETCDETVHVAILEGTDVIYIAKVDSTHAVRMVSAAGRRLPAHCTSVGKMLLASLPAAELSARIPEDADLIRMTPNSITEPGALREALAEIRERGVAVESRESNPDVSCVAAPVRDRTGQVVAALSISVPMIRWSDERRVELEQLAAKGAAELSELLGYRSVA; encoded by the coding sequence GTGGGACGCCTCGTACCTGCCGTGACCCGAGCTCTCGATATTCTCGAGCTCTTCCTCGACGGGGACGGTTCGCTCTCCGCCCCCGACATAGTGCGCAGGCTCCAGCTTCCGCGCACCACCGTGCACGAACTCGTGACTACGCTCTCCGCGCGGTCCTACATCGTCCCCGTGCCCGGACAGCCCGGACGGTACCGCCTCGGCGTCCGTCCTTACCAGCTCGGCAGCCGCTACGCCGAGCAGCTCGACCTCGCCGCCGAGGGCCAGCAGGTGGCGCGGTCGGTCGCCGAAACGTGTGACGAGACGGTCCACGTCGCGATCCTCGAGGGCACCGACGTCATCTACATCGCCAAGGTCGACTCCACGCACGCGGTCCGGATGGTCTCGGCCGCGGGCCGTCGCCTCCCCGCCCACTGCACGTCCGTCGGCAAGATGCTGCTGGCCTCGCTGCCCGCCGCGGAGCTCAGCGCGCGCATCCCCGAGGACGCCGACCTCATCCGGATGACCCCGAACAGCATCACCGAGCCCGGCGCCCTGCGCGAGGCCCTGGCGGAGATCCGGGAGCGGGGCGTCGCGGTCGAGAGCCGTGAGTCCAACCCTGACGTCAGCTGCGTCGCCGCCCCGGTCCGCGACCGCACGGGCCAGGTCGTCGCCGCGCTCTCCATCTCGGTGCCGATGATCCGCTGGAGCGACGAGCGCCGCGTCGAACTGGAACAGCTCGCGGCGAAGGGTGCCGCCGAGCTGTCCGAGCTCCTGGGCTACCGGAGCGTGGCATGA
- a CDS encoding ATP-grasp domain-containing protein has protein sequence MARVALVTYDPRPEPSRDDDLPVLLAALEAAGAEADAVFWDDGDVDWASYDLVVIRSTWDYSWRAGEFTAWAAKVAAVTRLANPAGVVRWNADKRYLGELAAAGVPTVPTRYLAPDDPADLPADHEYVVKPTSGAGARYAARYTPDRHETAVRHLARMHAEGLTAMVQPYVRGIDAGGERALQFFGGRLLHASRKRAVLAPGTAFDAHKVAHPGLEHWTPTPAEIAVAERALAAVPEAPELLYARVDLVDGDDGEPCVMELELVEPNLFLFLHPQSVPAVVAAILAAAAATR, from the coding sequence GTGGCCCGTGTCGCGCTTGTCACCTACGATCCCCGGCCGGAGCCCAGCAGGGATGACGATCTTCCGGTGCTGCTGGCGGCGCTGGAAGCGGCCGGGGCCGAGGCCGACGCCGTGTTCTGGGACGACGGCGACGTCGACTGGGCCTCCTACGACCTCGTCGTCATCCGTTCGACCTGGGACTACAGCTGGCGCGCGGGCGAGTTCACGGCATGGGCGGCGAAGGTCGCCGCCGTCACCCGGCTGGCCAACCCGGCCGGTGTGGTGCGCTGGAACGCCGACAAGCGGTACCTGGGGGAGCTGGCGGCGGCCGGAGTGCCGACCGTCCCGACGCGCTACCTCGCGCCCGACGACCCGGCCGACCTCCCCGCCGACCACGAGTACGTCGTCAAGCCCACCTCCGGTGCCGGCGCCCGCTACGCGGCCCGCTACACGCCGGACCGGCACGAGACGGCCGTCCGGCACCTCGCGCGGATGCACGCCGAGGGGCTGACGGCGATGGTGCAGCCGTATGTGCGCGGCATCGACGCCGGTGGTGAGCGGGCCCTCCAGTTCTTCGGCGGACGTCTGCTGCACGCCAGCCGCAAGCGGGCGGTCCTGGCCCCCGGCACCGCCTTCGACGCGCACAAGGTCGCCCACCCCGGCCTGGAGCACTGGACCCCGACCCCGGCCGAGATCGCCGTCGCCGAGCGTGCCCTGGCCGCCGTACCGGAGGCGCCCGAACTGCTCTACGCCCGGGTGGACCTCGTGGACGGCGACGACGGTGAGCCGTGCGTGATGGAGCTGGAACTGGTCGAGCCGAACCTCTTCCTGTTCCTGCACCCGCAGTCGGTGCCGGCCGTCGTGGCGGCGATCCTGGCGGCGGCGGCCGCCACCCGCTGA
- a CDS encoding acyl-CoA synthetase: protein MPSSSLFPALTDDPSGRPALRFGGRSLTYAELAGAAGAVGERVRGAARVAVWATPSLETAVGVVGLLLAGVAAVPLNPKSGEKELGHILSDSGPEVVLAAPGDELPDALRGLVRIDVDVHGVGGAGGEPVGGEEPALVVYTSGTTGPPKGAVIPRRAIATTLDALADAWQWTGEDVLVHGLPLFHVHGLVLGVLGPLRRGGSVRHLGRFDTDGVARELSSGASMLFGVPTMYHRIAEALPADPALAKALAGARLLVSGSAALPVHDHERIAAATGRRVIERYGMTETLMNTSVRADGEARAGTVGVPLPGVELRLVEDDGSVVSAYDGETVGEIQVRGPNLFTEYLNRPDATAAAFTADGWFRTGDVAVRDPDGYVRIVGRKATDLIKSGGYKIGAGEIENALLEHPGVREAAVTGEPDADLGERIVAWVVPVDPASPPAEGELADHVARRLAPHKRPRVVRYLDALPRNDMGKIMKRALPS from the coding sequence GTGCCCTCGTCCTCTCTCTTCCCCGCCCTGACGGACGATCCGTCCGGCCGTCCCGCGCTGCGGTTCGGCGGGCGTTCCCTGACGTATGCGGAGCTCGCCGGGGCGGCCGGCGCCGTCGGCGAGCGGGTGCGGGGGGCCGCGAGGGTCGCCGTGTGGGCCACTCCGTCGCTGGAGACCGCCGTGGGGGTGGTGGGCCTGCTGCTCGCCGGGGTGGCCGCCGTGCCGTTGAACCCGAAGTCGGGCGAGAAGGAGCTCGGGCACATCCTGTCCGACAGCGGACCGGAGGTGGTGCTGGCCGCTCCAGGTGACGAACTGCCCGATGCCTTGAGGGGGTTGGTGCGGATCGACGTCGACGTGCACGGGGTCGGGGGAGCGGGCGGCGAGCCCGTGGGCGGTGAGGAACCCGCCCTCGTCGTGTACACCTCCGGCACCACCGGGCCGCCCAAGGGCGCGGTCATCCCGCGTCGGGCGATCGCCACGACCCTGGACGCGCTCGCCGACGCCTGGCAGTGGACCGGGGAAGACGTCCTTGTGCACGGGCTGCCGCTGTTCCATGTGCACGGGCTGGTGCTGGGGGTGCTCGGGCCGCTGCGGCGGGGCGGGTCCGTGCGGCATCTCGGGCGGTTCGACACCGATGGCGTCGCGCGGGAGCTGAGCAGCGGCGCGAGCATGCTGTTCGGGGTGCCGACGATGTACCACCGCATCGCCGAGGCGCTGCCCGCCGACCCGGCGCTGGCGAAGGCGCTCGCCGGGGCGCGGCTGCTGGTGTCCGGTTCGGCCGCGCTGCCCGTGCACGACCACGAGCGGATCGCGGCCGCGACCGGGCGGCGGGTGATCGAGCGGTACGGCATGACGGAGACGCTGATGAACACCAGCGTCCGTGCGGACGGGGAGGCGCGGGCGGGGACGGTCGGGGTGCCGTTGCCGGGCGTGGAGCTGCGTCTCGTGGAGGACGACGGGTCGGTCGTCTCCGCGTACGACGGGGAGACCGTCGGGGAGATCCAGGTGCGCGGGCCGAACCTGTTCACCGAGTACCTCAACCGGCCCGACGCCACCGCCGCCGCCTTCACCGCCGACGGCTGGTTCCGGACGGGCGACGTGGCCGTGCGCGATCCCGACGGGTACGTCCGGATCGTGGGGCGCAAGGCCACCGACCTGATCAAGAGCGGGGGTTACAAGATCGGGGCCGGGGAGATCGAGAACGCGCTGCTGGAGCATCCGGGGGTGCGCGAGGCCGCGGTCACCGGGGAGCCGGACGCGGACCTCGGGGAGCGGATCGTCGCGTGGGTCGTGCCGGTGGATCCCGCATCACCGCCGGCGGAGGGAGAGTTGGCCGATCACGTGGCCCGCCGGCTCGCCCCGCACAAGCGGCCCCGCGTGGTGCGGTACCTCGACGCGCTGCCCCGCAACGACATGGGGAAGATCATGAAGCGGGCGCTGCCGTCATGA